TGAAGCTGCAGTACGAATAGTCAGGTGCTATCAAACGTCCTTTCATCCTAAATTAACTCCCACCCATTTTGTTTAACTTTCTGCAAAACTTACAAGTGAAAATTCACAAAAATGTACTGCCTGTCCGGTACCTCATCTCCATCCAAAATAAAGACCTGCACCCCTATCAATCTGAAGCAAAGGAAAAAAAAAGTACCAGAATAAGCGACATGTCAACAGAATACACAGCGGGAAAATATAGTTGACCAAAACGTTGAATCAAAGTGTAGGCGAGTAAACAGTTACACATGAACCGCAGCTTACAAGGATGGATCTCGCCGCTGTGAAATGTAATGAGGAATGTCCCCTTCATTTTTTTCCCTGTTTAAACTCGTGCATCCATCAGCTCAGTCGGTTGCTCGGTTTCATCAGTTATCCCAATGCCAAGCTGAGGAGATAGGATAAAATGCAGAACACAATTAGCCATTAGCCAGAACGACACAGACAACTTATATTTAGCTGACATATATAGCTCAGTAAATCAGATTGGTCCAGACCACCTGAAGACAACAAACTGCCTAAGAGGAAGAGTGCAAATGAAGTCCTATATATGTATAACTATGAGAACGAATGTGCTACATACTCCTACATTATGCAATAAGCAGTTTTCTGCCAGTGTGAAATACCTGTAGCCTTTATTCGCCTTCTTCTTCCGGCTGGCACATTCATCTCCGGTGATAGATAATACAACAATATCATAGAACAAAGAATGAATATGACTAAAATTTTGTTCCAGTTAGTTGCTAATGGCATAtccacttcttcttcttctacttcttcttcttcttcttcttcgtattcttcttcttcttcgtattcttcttcttcctcacattcttcttcttctgatcCAAAAAGTTGTTCTGACCGTGTCATACCGAATGGAACATTAATCTTCGGATTGCCCTTCCCATTGCACCACTCAATCAGACTTGGACAGGTACTTGTAATGGCGAGTGATTTCAAGACAGCATGATTGCATATGCTTTCTGGCAAAGATGTCAGGTTGGGGGAATCACAGATTATAAGCAAGTGCAGAGAAATGAGCTGCCCTAGCCATCTCGGGAATGCTGTCATGTCGCTGCACTGCAGCCTTATTGTCTTCAAGGCCGTAAGCTTCTGCATGCTTGTAAGCGATGATGTCAAGTTGGGACGACTACTGAATGCAAGTTCTTCTAGGCAAATGAGCTGACCCAGCCATTCTGGCAATGCAAGGCGTTTGCAGTACACCAACCAGAGTGATTTGAGAGCGGGAAGGTTCTTGACACTTTCTGGCAAAAAAGTCAGTTTGTGACAGCCCTTGATGTCAAGTCTCTCGAGAGAAGTGCAGCACCCTATCCCATCTGGCAATTTTGCCAGGCTCCTGCACCTCCATAGCCTCAATTCTTTGAGAGCGGTGAGTTTCTGCACACTTTCAGGTAAAGATGTTAGTTTCCCAGGAGATGCGATCATAATTACTTCCAGAAAAGTGAGGTCCCCCAACCATTCTGGCAGTGTCTCGAGGCCCTTTATCGATATCAAGTATAGCTTCTTGAGGGAGGTGAAGGATTTGAAGACTTCTGGCAAGGCCCTCAAGCCACTGCAGGAGATAACATCAAATATCTCAAGGGTATTGAAGTGCCGAAGACTATGCCACTTGTCTCTTGAAAAATTGCAGTTTATTATTGACATCCTACAAAGAAGATTGTAAGACGAAACCTTCAAGGATACTCGTTCTGACACCATATCATCGCTGTTACTGTTATCCAAGCGCCAACACATACTTCTTGGGGGATATGGCAGGAACTTCAACTGTGGGCAGTCAACTATTTCTAGTTTATGCAAATTGGGGATAAGAATCTCTTCGTTTTCTGCACCTGATTGTGTTGTCAACCACTCCACCAAATTCTGCATCCCCTGTAAATTTATCACTCTTAACTTGATAAAAGTTGGGTGGCCTTCTCCATACAATTCCTTGCCGATTTCTTCAATATTGGGCATGTTCTCCATATACAGGCTTCTTAAATTTGGCAGCTGGCCTAACGGGGGCAGAGGATCACATATGTCCAGATCATAAAGTTTTAGGTAGGTGAGAGAGGGGAGGTGTGAGGCTATGTCGGTCATCCAGTTAGGGAAATCTTTGCTCAGATACCCTCGTATAGCAAGTTGTTCAAGAGTCCTAGGAGGTAAGAGCTGCTCCAGCACCAATTTACACTCCACTGCAGATGTCTCCTTCTCTCGATCCCACTGAAGACTTAGTCGCAGAAGATCCGATCTATCATGCAGTTTGGCTCTCTCGGCATCTTCTGGACTCATGACATTCTCAAGGCATTCAACTTGAAGATCAGGACAAGTCAACTGCGAAAGCTCCACTATACTGCTAAATCCTGTATTGTGTACCTCACGTACAGGGTGTATTAACCGTCCTTGCAAACCTAAATGCTCAATAGCGAGATCAGCCTCATGTGCTACACAATGATTAGCCGACGTGAATAGAAACTGGGTAAGAGTAGTCATTGTCTGGATGCCATTTGGAAAGGTAGTGAGAGATGTGTCATGCATGTCCAATGAACGAAGCTTAAGGTTATAAAACGAGGAAGGGAGCCTTTCGAGCATTATGGAATATGAAAGATCGAGATGCCTTAGCTTAAACAACTTACAGAATGAATCTGGCAGCAGTTTTAGCTTAGGACAACTGGCTAGGTTTAAAGATTCTAGCTTGTAAAGCAAGCCAAAACAATTGGGGAGTTCCTTAAGTTCATGGCAATCTGAAAGATCTAGCCCTTTCAGATTCCTTAGCCGGCAGAATGATTCTGGTAGCACTGAAACTTTGTGGCAGGAAGAGAGCTTCAAGAATACCAGATTTTGAAGGTCGCCAAAATTATTTGGCAGGTTTTCTAGctcatggcaatttgataggtccaAATGCTCTAAAGACTCAAGGGAAACATTGTCGCATAGTCGGGTTAGCATGGAGCAACCTGACAAGTTTAGGAATACGAGTTTTGCAAGGCCAACCAAAGATGTTGGTAGCTTATTAAGGTTGCTATTACCAGACAGGTCCAAATAGCGAAGTTTGTGGAGGCTACATATATTGTCAGGCATGGTTTCAAGTGAGCAATTGGACATAATCAGAGTTTGCATATTTTGAAGCGTATGGAGAGACCTAGGAAGTGATGCAATTGGCAAGCCCGACACATCAAAGTACCTAAGCAACTGCAGTTCATCTATGGAAAATGGTGGCATTACTAAACATCCACCTCTTTGTGAGGAACTTAGATCCAAGATACGCATGTACCTGAATCTAGAAAATGCATTTTTGGGGAGTTGCAGCTCTTGAGAATCCCTAAAATGGAGGGATCTAAGCTTGAGTGGCAGATGTTTGAAGGCATGGGACTGATTCTTGTATTTAATCAACTGTGCATGTCGGCAATGGATAGGTTTGTCCATTTTCTTTGGTTCAGTACCATCCATAACAAGGAATTCCTCAGCAGCAATTATTGTTACAAGTTCATGCACAAAATCATGCATGGTGATCTCCTGAGGAACTTTACTGTGCATGGAACTTGGACCAACCTGCAGAGGTAGAAAACAGAAATGCATTGGACATCTTACATATAGTTACAAGGTGATTAATCATTTCGCGACCAAATAATTGGAGATATTGTTGCGGAGACATATGTAATTGGAGATTTTGTTTAAATTATAATTGAGATCAATAACACATTTTTCTATTGATACCAATATGTTAACATCCACACACTAATATCAACATTAGGATTGTAATAATGTGGTACCATTGAACATAAGTTGTATGCACTCTCTCCATTTCAAAATATTATGCACATTTGCTTCTATTTTTTGTCGAACATTATAAAAATTGAAAACTTTAAAAGAAAAAcatatcaacatctacaataccaaTAATTTTTTTTGCACCAAAACCAATTTGCATATAATTTTCAAATGAAGGGAGTTGTATTTTTTAACAACATTTATTATCAGGAAATTCAAAGCCTCTTCATTGCTACCTCCATTTCGTAATATctgtccatttgcatttttcACATCCTTTAAAAATGAAAATGGTAAATGGAGTACCTAGAAGTGTTGTTCTGAGAAATTTTCTCCTTAAAAGTGATTTGTGAAGAGAACTGTGGCAACAAAAGTAAAACAAAAGGGTTGTTTCCGAAAGTTTAAATGCAAACAATGTAAGGGGTTTAGACTTTCCATCTTTTTCCCTGGTCGATACAAGACCAATATAGGACGATAACGAACTACAACCATCGAGCGCTCTTGCACTTAGTCGGTTCCTAGCCGGCAATTTTACCATTAATGTAAGAGAGATTATATGTGTTCTTGAGAATAGCTTGTTGATCTTGGTGGGAGTTCATCCTAGTGACCTAGTGTTTTTCTTGTTGCCCTTGAAGAGTGTGCGCCTCCTAGGTGGTTAGGGTCACTTAGAAGCCTTCTAGTTGCGGAGGAGCTCAGAAATTTGTTCAAGGCCCGAGATTTCCTACTGTGTGTGAAGATCTACCATAAATGAGCTTGGAGTTTGTGTGCATGGATAAGGTGTGCTAGGTGAGCTTATAACTGGTGGTGTTAGGACTTCGTGTATGAACCTCCACCAACATGAACATAGAATTTCCCCAACAATTGGAACTATGGGATACATCTATGTGTTTGTGATCCCTTTATCTTGCTCATTTGCATTGCAACTTCCGCTCCCGTTTTGTACTTTTATTAAATTAGCATGTTTAGGATGTTCTAGGCAACTAGTCTAAAGAGGGTTAAATTGCCTAAAACTTCATAAGCACCTATGCACCCCCACTGGAAACACAACTTTTAATAGGCGTTGCATGAGTGTGTGTGTACGGTGATGGTGTAGTGTGTATGTGCGTCTATGTTATACTTGGTGCTTCTCAAAACAAAACACCACTCCCATATGTAATCCTAACAGGAATGTGCCACCGCCAACTTCCTCCACTCCACCTTTGAACTATCTGTCCTAGTTACCTATTGGTAACCAAAAAAACTGCTCGATGACCAAAACCGTGTTTTGAAGAATCGATAGAGCCCAAAGCTTAAAGCATCGGTGAGGGGAGTGAGTGGCGGTGGAAGATGAGTTTGGGACAAAAGAGGAGAAAACACGTCAATAGTGATTCGTGCGGTCTCTGGACCATCACTACATATGACCAATCATGCAAACATCTAAGGAGCAAATCCACAGTAAACATTCTATAGTTGACTAACAAGGGAACACCCCCTAGTAGTAAACTAGCAATAACTATAATTTTTACTACTATGGTTTTTGTAGTTTCTTTGGTTCCCTACTACTGCCAAGAAGGCACCAATCTTAGTCCAAAAGAGAAAGAGTATCCATCCAAGAAGACAATGGACATTGTCAAAACATGTAGTATACCTTGAGGGATAAAGTATATACACAACAAGTTTTTGCTAAAACAGAGTTATCAAATGTAGTAGATTAAAGAATATTCAAATATATAAAATTGCGATCCAGTTTTAAGGCGGAACATATGGACAAAACTGAAAAGTGATTTGGTGCTCTATTTTTGACATCGCTTTGTTCAACAAAGATTGGCTTTAAAAGAAAGAACCATTTATTAGGATAGAGAAACTCAAACAAAATTGGTGTGAATGCTGGTATATGAAAAcggtactccctctgtaaactaatacaagaccttttagatcactaaaatagtgCTAAAAGATCATATATTAGTTTATAGAGGTAGTACTTTATTGCTTAATCAGAGGTCCACGTATTGGTTAGCACAAGGCAAGTATATAATAATACATATACCCTGTCAAAAGTAAGGAAGGAAACACGAGAAATGTTAGGCACTAACCGAAGAAGATTCTGAAATTTGAAGAAATGACATCCCCAAAAGGTACTTGAGGCATCTTTGACCATCATACCCTGGATAAGTATATCCAAGAGCATTCCATTGCTGGACCAGCCGGTTGGTGTCTATAATGAAGCCCTTGGGGAAAGCTGCCAAATAAGTGAAACATATTTTAAACTCTGACTTCATGTAGTGATAGCTCAACTTGAGGGATTGCAATGTTTCCTTTTGATGTATGCCTTTCAGACCCAAATCAACCATCCTCTCTTTTATATCTTGCCATGCTTCGATGGACTTGTCCTCCGACATTACTTGCCCAAAAGCATTTGCCACGAGCGGTAGGCCCCCACATTTTCCCGCAATAGCATATCCGATTTTTTCCAAGGTAGTTTGGTCATCACCAGGGCCAAATGCCCTTATCTTCATTAGGTCCCAACAATCATCTATTGACAAAATACCCAAATTGATTTGGTCATGCACAAGCGCGACACAAATTTTCCCTGCATTTGCAAGAACACCAGTGTGCAGGCCACTTTGCACTACGCGTTGGTTTCGCGTAGTTACTATAATCTTGCTACCATTCGAGCCATATTGTAACATCTGCTTCAATCCTTCAAGCTTACTAACATTTTCTTCCCAAAGATCATCCAAAACAATCAAATATTTTTTACCAGTAAGTTCATCTTTAAGACTCTGATGTAGAGACTGCAAAGTACAATTGTCAAGGTTGATACCAGTATTTATACTTTTGAGGATGGAACTCACAATTTTACGCAAATCAAAATTGGTAGACACATGAACCCAGGCTCGGATGTCGAAGATGTTGACCCTCTTGTCTCCATATACTGACTGGACCAATGTTGTCTTCCCTATACCACCAAGCCCCACAACTGGAATGATGGAGATATGCTCATTATATTCGGTTCCCAATAGCAAACTGATTAACTTGTCCTTTTCAGCACCCCTCCCCTGCATTCCACTTGTGATGCCTCCATCGCTGATGGCTGCAAATGTTTCTTTGCTTCTGCTCCCTTCAGTCGGTGTTTCACAAGCCAGCTTGAACACCCTGCCCTCGTTAACTAATTCTACTATTCTCTTCCCCACATCCTCCAAATTGTGGGGTCTGGTTATCCACTGGTATGCTTGATTGTTCCGGGAAAAGAACACCTTGAGCAATGAAAAATAATTGAATAGTGAAGTCACATAATTGTAAATTGAGTTTTGTACTTATCTAGGAAAGTTGGTAACAGAATTGCGTCAAATATAATtatacaaggtaggttacagttgaaATTAAATTTAAACTGTGCGTAAACAGAGTAAGAGTCGTATTCTAATAGAACACTTGTATCCCTAGGCCTCGTATACAATGTGAAGGTAGACATACGATTGTAATTTATGTCAACATAATAGCATAGATACGCAGGGAAGCCGACGACGTGTGCCGACACCCGGATGGCTGCGTGCGATATTATAGTGGTGTCATGTGGAGGAACGCGCATAGTCAGGCCCCGTGAATGTAGTCATATTGGTGAACCTCATTAACAAGTATCGTTGTCATGCCTCGTATGATTGCTTGTTTCTCGGGTAATCGACTAGCGCCTCGGATTATTCCAACAAAGGGATATCGAGTAAGGTTTGAAGAGGCTGCGGAGTTGATCTAGAGGACGTCGTGTTCGATCGACGGAGCCGCTGCGGAGATCGGAGGGACCTATGATGAGATCTAAGTTGTTTGTGTTTGAGGTCAAAAGAAAGATCAAGAACTGTCAAAACGGTGAAAAGCAGTAGCAAGTATTGATCAAAGCGTGATCGGATTGAAGTCGGAGGGATCAACGCCTATCGGCGTGAGGTGAGTATTTAACGAAAAACTACCACAATTTGTCAAACCGTGCCCACAAACTGTCACTTTACAAATTTGTGCCGAAAACTACCACTTTCTTACCAATTTTTCCTTAAAAACTACCATGTCTGTAAATCGACCGATTCGTCCATTTTAAACGCGCTTATGACAAGCTTGGCCCGCATGTAAGTGCTAGCATGGCATCGTAAGGTCCACTTGCCAGGTTGACCGTTGACATGTTATGACAAGTGTGGGCCGAAATACTTTTTTGAAATGCAATCAGGTCCCTATAGATTTTTTTAGAAGCAACCGAGTCCCTGTAATATAAAATAAAAAGCAATCAGATCCCGCCGGCGAGCTCATCAACAACTCTGTGGGCGATGGCCGGTCTCTCTCCCGTAGCCCCGACGCCACAGCAGCCAGCGGCAAGTGGCGTGTAGGCATGCAGCAACTGCGAGAGTGGCAAGCGGCAGCAGAGGCttgcagcagcggcggcggcggcaagcgggAGCAACGGCAAGCAGTGGCGGTGGCGGAAGCAAGCAGCAGCTGTGGACAACAAGTGGGAGCGACAGCAAGTAGCAGCAAGCGGCGGTCGCGCATGGCTAGCTAGCTCCGGCTGGCGCAGTGCGTGCatgagctagctagctagctagctctggCTACGTCCGTCGTGAACTAGCTAGCTTCGGCCGGCCGCGGTGAGCGCGTGAGCTAGGTAGCTAGCTCCGGCTGCGTCCGTCGTGAGCTAGCTAGCTCCGGCTGCGTCCGTCGTGAGCTAGCTAGCTCCGGCTGGCCGCGTGGTCCCGATCGAGGGTGAGCGGGCAGGGAGAAGTTACCACCACCTGGCGCTAATCAGGTTTAATTTTTGGCTAATCAGTCATTAAGTCGATGTGGTACTTTTTTAGTTAAAGATTAGAGAAAAAGTGATAGTTTTTGGCACAAATTTATAAAATGATAGCTTATAGGCACGGTTTGATGAATTGTGATaattttttgttaaatactccgTTCGGTGTGTGTACACGAGAAATATCAGGATTCTGCCTCCGTGAGATATTTGTCTTTGACATCAAAATGCTCTTTATTGCCAGGTACTATCTTTTACAAGAGTATCAACAATTTCTACGGCTAGATTTTCATCCACCCCGCACAAACCTTTCTTGGTGAGATTGATCGTCGCGGCGGTGGCGTACGTAACGCGTGTGAGCAGCAGCCCTAGCGACGCGTACGGCAAGATGCttgcttttctttttctttgaggAAAGGCAAGAGGCTTGCTGGTGGCGTGCGCTTGTGCATCGTGGGGCATGAGGCCCAGGCCCGAGCATGCCTGGTGGGCGTGGCTTAATTAAGTTAGCATAGGCTGGCTGGAGGGGCAAAGCCGGGCGGGATCGGGTCGAGGCAGTGCGTGCGTACGAGCCAGAGGCAAAGGGCATGGGACACAGTGAGATTTGTTTTGCAAAAAATTGGAACAAGTCCCGGGAGGAACAGAGTTGCATACGGTGCACTAGGGCATTCGAAAAGAGATGCACGAGTGGTGCAAACCAGTACGTGTGTGGCGTGTTCTTGCTAAAGGAGAGCCAATGTGCAAGAGGGCTACAcaagttttttttttgtttttttaaggaTAGAGGGCTACACAAGTTGTACGTGCATTTTTTTGTGCATAGGCATCACTTTGAGGAATCTTTTTGGAGCGGAGATGCGCCGTGCCAAATCTCAACGTTGGCTGTGGAcagttatgtactccctccgtctcataatgtaagacgttttttcaGTTGGCTAGTGTAAGACGTTTTTTTAACAcgacactagtgtcaaaaaacgtcttacattatgggacggggAAGTAGTTCAGGATTAATCATGGATATGTCAAGGTTGTTCGGACAAGTTTCAATGGAGGAGACGTGTGTTTAAGGCTCAGAGGAGTGTGGAGCATATCGTGGCAAGATCATGCATACACAGTGCATCAAGCAATGCACTGAGATGTGCAGGGGCGGACACAATGCGCGGTGCATCATGGTTGCTTTCGGAAATTTTCAGTTGGGTTGGACAAGGCAATCTGATGCCTCAACATGGATGTTTGTCAAAACAGAAGACGACGGAGATTTCAGTGACGATGACACAAGAGCGCGATGCTGATGGTGGCTGATTTCTGGGCCGTAGAAACACGTGGTGCAGTCCAGAGGACTTGTGCGGCTTCGACGGGACAATGGTGCAAGGTTGATTCAAGGCAATGTACACATTAGAGAGCTCGAAGTCGACGGGGCATGGGGTAGCATGTCGCAGCtccatggagtcatgttgaaggtggagctggagTTGATGGACGACTTCACTCTATGCAGATGGAGGGGCTACGTCGTAAGAGCTCAGAGAGTCGAAGCCTGTTTCAGCGGGAAAATGAGAGGCACCTGGCTCAATGATATGAAGGAGATGGGATACTCGGCATCGGTTAGTGATGATCGGTGATTCTCTGCAGTACGCGTTGAGTGGTGTGGGTTCGCGACCCTAAGGACTCGATGAGGATAACAGAGAGTCAGCGTAGTGATAGCGACTAGGCAAGTGGTAAGCACGGGACACAACGACGAGCCAATGCACTGGTGGTCAAACATGTGATCACACAAAGCGTGGAGAGGGTGCTAAAGCAGTGTTGACAAGTACCATATTCAAGTTGAAGACTTGTATATCGGTGCCGGTTGATGGATGAGAGTTGACATGAATAATTTGAGAGTGTAGATGACCGTATATTCTGTGGTGTTCAGTGCACATGGCAAAGTGCGGATGACAAAATACAGAAGGAGGCGAAGTGCTATAGCGACTGGAGATGTCAGAGGCTATCCGAAAAAGGGTGAGACTACAGCAAATTTTGACTTAGGGTGACACAGGACAACGATGAAATTCCTTCAAATTTGAGGTAGAAAGTAAAGAAAGAGTTATGATGTTGAGTTCAGATAACTCTTATATGTGGTGTCCAACATGTGATGAGTTGACTTTCACATAGATCAGTGATCAACCTGTAATGGTGTTGAATGGATATTCCGAAAGTTGGGAACACAAAGCTCGAGTACCAGCAGTGCTTATGGTATAATCTCAAATCCAATGTACATGGAGATTCGACACATGGATGAATCCAAGTGATAGAGAATATTCGTCAAGGTGGAGTTTGTTGGAATTGTGTTGAATACAATTTTACGAGATATGTTATAGGTGGACTTGGATTTAAACTTTGTGTAGACATGGTAGGAGTCGTGTCCTAATAGGGCACATGTGTCTCTATGCCTTTTATATAATGTGaaggtagacacacgatgtaattTATGCCAACATAATAGGACAGACACGTAGGGGAGCGGACGGCGTCTGCCAGCAGTGGGCGGCATGCGGTATTGTAGCCGTGTCATGGAAATGAGCATCCATGGCCCTGGAATGCAGTCATATTGCCAAACCTCGTTAACAAATATCGGTATGACTGCTTGTTTCTCGGGCGATTGGTTAACGCCTCGGATTATTCTAACAGTTGCATCCTTTTACAGATCCGTTATCAATGCTCACATATAATTGAGTTGTACAAACAAGCAACAATTGCAGCAAAATATTTATACACATAAGGAAGGCTACATAAAAGAATATCCAAGAGAATAGAAGAGCCACAGTGGGGCTCCGACTATGAGATATTCGATGTCTGAAATCGATCCTGTCTCAACAGACAAGCTTAATCAATGATGAACTATTAATTTTTTGCTTCGATCACAGGGTAGGCGTGTAAGCAAGAAGCCGTACCTTTGCTTCGTTATTCTTGGTATCCAAGTCGTCCAGCAGGTCCTC
The Aegilops tauschii subsp. strangulata cultivar AL8/78 chromosome 3, Aet v6.0, whole genome shotgun sequence genome window above contains:
- the LOC109741697 gene encoding uncharacterized protein, encoding MVGVGEMIVSAVVKQIASRLIKIVGDEIALHWKFKGEVDKMMQKMKDLAAMMHDADNKVSQGGEVGKEVGRWLLKLKSVAYDLEDLLDDLDTKNNEAKVFFSRNNQAYQWITRPHNLEDVGKRIVELVNEGRVFKLACETPTEGSRSKETFAAISDGGITSGMQGRGAEKDKLISLLLGTEYNEHISIIPVVGLGGIGKTTLVQSVYGDKRVNIFDIRAWVHVSTNFDLRKIVSSILKSINTGINLDNCTLQSLHQSLKDELTGKKYLIVLDDLWEENVSKLEGLKQMLQYGSNGSKIIVTTRNQRVVQSGLHTGVLANAGKICVALVHDQINLGILSIDDCWDLMKIRAFGPGDDQTTLEKIGYAIAGKCGGLPLVANAFGQVMSEDKSIEAWQDIKERMVDLGLKGIHQKETLQSLKLSYHYMKSEFKICFTYLAAFPKGFIIDTNRLVQQWNALGYTYPGYDGQRCLKYLLGMSFLQISESSSVGPSSMHSKVPQEITMHDFVHELVTIIAAEEFLVMDGTEPKKMDKPIHCRHAQLIKYKNQSHAFKHLPLKLRSLHFRDSQELQLPKNAFSRFRYMRILDLSSSQRGGCLVMPPFSIDELQLLRYFDVSGLPIASLPRSLHTLQNMQTLIMSNCSLETMPDNICSLHKLRYLDLSGNSNLNKLPTSLVGLAKLVFLNLSGCSMLTRLCDNVSLESLEHLDLSNCHELENLPNNFGDLQNLVFLKLSSCHKELPNCFGLLYKLESLNLASCPKLKLLPDSFCKLFKLRHLDLSYSIMLERLPSSFYNLKLRSLDMHDTSLTTFPNGIQTMTTLTQFLFTSANHCVAHEADLAIEHLGLQGRLIHPVREVHNTGFSSIVELSQLTCPDLQVECLENVMSPEDAERAKLHDRSDLLRLSLQWDREKETSAVECKLVLEQLLPPRTLEQLAIRGYLSKDFPNWMTDIASHLPSLTYLKLYDLDICDPLPPLGQLPNLRSLYMENMPNIEEIGKELYGEGAENEEILIPNLHKLEIVDCPQLKFLPYPPRSMCWRLDNSNSDDMVSERVSLKVSSYNLLCRMSIINCNFSRDKWHSLRHFNTLEIFDVISCSGLRALPEVFKSFTSLKKLYLISIKGLETLPEWLGDLTFLEVIMIASPGKLTSLPESVQKLTALKELRLWRCRSLAKLPDGIGCCTSLERLDIKGCHKLTFLPESVKNLPALKSLWLVYCKRLALPEWLGQLICLEELAFSSRPNLTSSLTSMQKLTALKTIRLQCSDMTAFPRWLGQLISLHLLIICDSPNLTSLPESICNHAVLKSLAITSTCPSLIEWCNGKGNPKINVPFGMTRSEQLFGSEEEECEEEEEYEEEEEYEEEEEEEVEEEEVDMPLATNWNKILVIFILCSMILLYYLSPEMNVPAGRRRRIKATGISHWQKTAYCIM